The following are encoded together in the Equus quagga isolate Etosha38 chromosome 1, UCLA_HA_Equagga_1.0, whole genome shotgun sequence genome:
- the MDM2 gene encoding E3 ubiquitin-protein ligase Mdm2 isoform X1, protein MCNTNMSVSTDGAVSTAQIPAAEQETLVRPKPLLLKLLKSVGAQKDTYTMKEVIFYLGQYIMTKRLYDEKQQHMVYCSNDLLGDLFGVPSFSVKEHRKIYTMIYRNLVVVNQPEPSDSGTSVSENSCPLEGGSDQKAAVQELQEEKPSSSALVSRPPTSSRRRAISETEENSDELPGERQRKRHKSDSVSLSFDEGLALCVIREICCDGGSSSESAGTPSDPDLDAGVSERSGDWLDQDSVSDQFSVEFEVESLDSEDYSLSEEGQEPSDDDDEVYRVTVYQAEESDTDSFEEDPEISLADYWKCTSCGETNPPLPSHCSRCWALRESWLPEGKAKAPGSGSVAPEGSGPGEEGVDVPDCRKTEGGHPREVCTEDDDAAAAQASQSQESEGCSQPPASTSGAHSSQEGPGELEREDAPDKEESMEASLPLNATEPCVICQGRPKNGCIVHGKTGHLMACFTCAKKLKRRNKPCPVCRQPIQMIVLTYFP, encoded by the exons ATGTGCAATACCAACATGTCTGTGTCCACTGATGGTGCAGTAAGCACCGCGCAGATCCCAGCTGCGGAGCAGGAGACCCTG GTTAGACCAAAGCCATTGCTTCTGAAGTTGTTGAAGTCTGTCGGTGCACAAAAGGACACTTATACTATGAAAGAG GTGATCTTCTACCTTGGCCAGTATATCATGACTAAGCGGCTGTACGACGAGAAGCAGCAGCACATGGTGTACTGCTCCAACGATCTGCTGGGGGACCTGTTCGGCGTGCCCAGCTTCTCTGTGAAAGAACACAG GAAAATATATACGATGATCTACAGAAACTTGGTGGTCGTCAATCAGCCGG aaccATCAGATTCAGGCACATCTGTGAGTGAAAACAGTTGTCCCCTTGAAGGTGGGAGTGATCAAAAG GCCGCTGTGCAGGAGCTGCAGGAAGAGAAGCCGTCGTCTTCGGCTTTGGTGTCTAGGCCGCCCACGTCATCTAGGAGGAGAGCCATCAGTGAGACGG AAGAAAACTCCGACGAGTTGCCTGGTGAGCGGCAGAGGAAGCGCCACAAGTCCGACAGCGTCTCGCTGTCCTTCGACGAGGGCCTCGCGCTGTGTGTCATCCGGGAGATCTGCTGCGAcggcggcagcagcagcgagTCAGCCGGGACGCCGTCCGATCCG GATCTGGATGCTGGCGTCAGTGAACGCTCAGGTGACTGGTTGGATCAGGATTCCGTTTCAGACCAGTTCAGTGTGGAATTTGAAGTGGAGTCACTCGATTCGGAAGATTACAGCCTCAGCGAGGAGGGGCAGGAGCCCTCGGATGACGATGACGAG GTATATCGAGTGACTGTGTATCAGGCAGAGGAGAGCGATACAGATTCATTTGAAGAAGATCCTGAAATCTCCTTAGCT GACTACTGGAAGTGCACTTCCTGCGGCGAGACGAACCCCCCGCTGCCGTCACACTGCAGCAGGTGCTGGGCCCTTCGTGAGAGCTGGCTTCCTGAAGGCAAAGCAAAGGCCCCTGGGAGCGGGAGCGTGGCCCCAGAAGGCTCCGGCCCCGGGGAGGAGGGCGTTGATGTCCCCGACTGCAGGAAGACCGAGGGGGGCCATCCCAGGGAAGTGTGCACTGAGGACGACGACGCTGCTGCCGCCCAGGCATCCCAGTCCCAGGAGAGTGAGGGCTGCTCCCAGCCGCCAGCTTCCACCAGCGGTGCTCACAGCAGCCAGGAAGGCCCCGGTGAGCTGGAGAGGGAAGACGCACCCGACAAGGAGGAAAGCATGGAGGCCAGCCTGCCCCTCAACGCCACTGAGCCGTGTGTGATTTGCCAAGGTCGACCAAAGAATGGGTGCATCGTCCACGGCAAAACAGGGCACCTCATGGCGTGCTTCACGTGCGCGAAGAAGCTGAAGAGGAGGAACAAGCCGTGCCCCGTGTGCAGGCAGCCCATTCAGATGATCGTGCTGACCTACTTCCCctag
- the MDM2 gene encoding E3 ubiquitin-protein ligase Mdm2 isoform X2, producing MKEVIFYLGQYIMTKRLYDEKQQHMVYCSNDLLGDLFGVPSFSVKEHRKIYTMIYRNLVVVNQPEPSDSGTSVSENSCPLEGGSDQKAAVQELQEEKPSSSALVSRPPTSSRRRAISETEENSDELPGERQRKRHKSDSVSLSFDEGLALCVIREICCDGGSSSESAGTPSDPDLDAGVSERSGDWLDQDSVSDQFSVEFEVESLDSEDYSLSEEGQEPSDDDDEVYRVTVYQAEESDTDSFEEDPEISLADYWKCTSCGETNPPLPSHCSRCWALRESWLPEGKAKAPGSGSVAPEGSGPGEEGVDVPDCRKTEGGHPREVCTEDDDAAAAQASQSQESEGCSQPPASTSGAHSSQEGPGELEREDAPDKEESMEASLPLNATEPCVICQGRPKNGCIVHGKTGHLMACFTCAKKLKRRNKPCPVCRQPIQMIVLTYFP from the exons ATGAAAGAG GTGATCTTCTACCTTGGCCAGTATATCATGACTAAGCGGCTGTACGACGAGAAGCAGCAGCACATGGTGTACTGCTCCAACGATCTGCTGGGGGACCTGTTCGGCGTGCCCAGCTTCTCTGTGAAAGAACACAG GAAAATATATACGATGATCTACAGAAACTTGGTGGTCGTCAATCAGCCGG aaccATCAGATTCAGGCACATCTGTGAGTGAAAACAGTTGTCCCCTTGAAGGTGGGAGTGATCAAAAG GCCGCTGTGCAGGAGCTGCAGGAAGAGAAGCCGTCGTCTTCGGCTTTGGTGTCTAGGCCGCCCACGTCATCTAGGAGGAGAGCCATCAGTGAGACGG AAGAAAACTCCGACGAGTTGCCTGGTGAGCGGCAGAGGAAGCGCCACAAGTCCGACAGCGTCTCGCTGTCCTTCGACGAGGGCCTCGCGCTGTGTGTCATCCGGGAGATCTGCTGCGAcggcggcagcagcagcgagTCAGCCGGGACGCCGTCCGATCCG GATCTGGATGCTGGCGTCAGTGAACGCTCAGGTGACTGGTTGGATCAGGATTCCGTTTCAGACCAGTTCAGTGTGGAATTTGAAGTGGAGTCACTCGATTCGGAAGATTACAGCCTCAGCGAGGAGGGGCAGGAGCCCTCGGATGACGATGACGAG GTATATCGAGTGACTGTGTATCAGGCAGAGGAGAGCGATACAGATTCATTTGAAGAAGATCCTGAAATCTCCTTAGCT GACTACTGGAAGTGCACTTCCTGCGGCGAGACGAACCCCCCGCTGCCGTCACACTGCAGCAGGTGCTGGGCCCTTCGTGAGAGCTGGCTTCCTGAAGGCAAAGCAAAGGCCCCTGGGAGCGGGAGCGTGGCCCCAGAAGGCTCCGGCCCCGGGGAGGAGGGCGTTGATGTCCCCGACTGCAGGAAGACCGAGGGGGGCCATCCCAGGGAAGTGTGCACTGAGGACGACGACGCTGCTGCCGCCCAGGCATCCCAGTCCCAGGAGAGTGAGGGCTGCTCCCAGCCGCCAGCTTCCACCAGCGGTGCTCACAGCAGCCAGGAAGGCCCCGGTGAGCTGGAGAGGGAAGACGCACCCGACAAGGAGGAAAGCATGGAGGCCAGCCTGCCCCTCAACGCCACTGAGCCGTGTGTGATTTGCCAAGGTCGACCAAAGAATGGGTGCATCGTCCACGGCAAAACAGGGCACCTCATGGCGTGCTTCACGTGCGCGAAGAAGCTGAAGAGGAGGAACAAGCCGTGCCCCGTGTGCAGGCAGCCCATTCAGATGATCGTGCTGACCTACTTCCCctag